One region of Fundidesulfovibrio magnetotacticus genomic DNA includes:
- a CDS encoding pyridoxal phosphate-dependent aminotransferase: MTLLSAEIADALSKGSWIRRIFEMGAEMKKLHGADRVYDFSLGNPDLPSPPVVGQCLAEMAERAQEPFAFGYMPNAGYPHVREALAEQVSREQGMAFTADDLLLTCGAAGGINAFFRAVLTPGDEVLCPRPYFVEYGFYVGNHGGKLVTAPAKLPSFDLDVPAMLAAVTERTRVIMLNSPNNPTGRIYSEEALTELARGLKALNAKREKPILILADEPYRFLAYGGATVPSLPRIYPYTAVASSFSKNLSLAGERIGYVAVCPTMPGKEDLMAGIVFANRILGYVNAPAIGQAILLKALGSQVDASVYEDRRAAMAKVLADAGYEFHLPEGAFYFFPKAPGGDDVAFVGKLRDQRVLAVPGSGFGLPGYFRLTFCVDRKVIENAAEGFARAIQDFEKD, encoded by the coding sequence ATGACCTTGCTTTCGGCCGAGATCGCGGACGCCCTGTCCAAGGGCTCCTGGATCCGCAGGATTTTCGAAATGGGCGCGGAGATGAAGAAGCTCCACGGCGCGGACCGCGTCTACGACTTCAGCCTGGGCAACCCCGACCTGCCCTCGCCCCCCGTGGTGGGCCAGTGCCTGGCCGAGATGGCCGAACGCGCCCAGGAACCCTTCGCCTTCGGCTACATGCCCAACGCGGGCTACCCCCACGTGCGCGAGGCCCTGGCCGAACAGGTCTCGCGCGAGCAGGGCATGGCCTTCACCGCCGACGACCTGCTGCTCACCTGCGGCGCGGCGGGCGGCATCAACGCCTTCTTCCGGGCCGTGCTCACCCCGGGCGACGAGGTGCTCTGCCCCAGGCCCTACTTCGTGGAATACGGCTTCTACGTGGGCAACCACGGCGGCAAGCTCGTCACCGCGCCCGCCAAGCTCCCCTCGTTCGATCTGGACGTGCCCGCCATGCTGGCGGCCGTCACGGAGCGCACCCGGGTGATCATGCTCAATTCGCCCAACAACCCCACGGGGCGCATCTACTCCGAGGAGGCCCTCACGGAGCTGGCCCGGGGCCTCAAGGCGCTCAACGCCAAACGCGAGAAGCCCATCCTGATCCTGGCCGACGAGCCGTACCGGTTTCTGGCCTACGGCGGGGCCACGGTGCCCTCGCTGCCGCGCATCTATCCGTATACGGCGGTGGCCAGCTCCTTCTCCAAGAACCTCTCCCTGGCGGGCGAGCGCATCGGCTACGTGGCCGTGTGCCCCACCATGCCGGGCAAGGAGGATCTCATGGCGGGCATCGTGTTCGCCAACCGCATCCTGGGCTACGTGAACGCCCCGGCCATCGGGCAGGCCATCCTGCTCAAGGCCCTGGGCAGCCAGGTGGACGCCTCCGTCTACGAGGACCGCCGGGCGGCCATGGCCAAGGTGCTCGCGGACGCGGGCTACGAGTTCCACCTGCCCGAGGGCGCGTTCTACTTCTTCCCCAAGGCCCCGGGCGGCGACGACGTGGCCTTCGTGGGCAAGCTGCGCGACCAGCGCGTGCTGGCCGTGCCCGGCTCCGGCTTCGGCCTGCCCGGCTACTTCCGCCTGACCTTCTGCGTGGACCGCAAGGTGATCGAGAACGCCGCCGAGGGATTTGCCCGCGCCATCCAGGACTTCGAGAAGGATTAG